One stretch of Brassica napus cultivar Da-Ae unplaced genomic scaffold, Da-Ae ScsIHWf_1107;HRSCAF=1572, whole genome shotgun sequence DNA includes these proteins:
- the LOC125595976 gene encoding uncharacterized protein At4g04775-like: MSSSSFVSGNTYFHRRHVERGTPKQCWCGEPAELCTSASRANPGRLYYCCRKGYIKRHLFKWADECLVEEVEDMKSVMSDMTKGISDLRVDVGRLEKELGKAEKMKCLMFPVVVCGFGMAIFWHYFFA, translated from the exons ATGTCTTCTTCATCATTTGTGTCTGGTAACACTTACTTTCACCGCCGGCATGTGGAAAGAGGAACGCCGAAACAGTGTTGGTGTGGTGAACCCGCTGAATTATGTACATCTGCATCACGGGCTAATCCAGGAAGACTGTACTATTGCTGTCGCAAAGGATATATTaag AGACATTTATTCAAATGGGCGGACGAGTGCTTGGTGGAAGAGGTAGAAGATATGAAATCGGTGATGAGTGACATGACCAAAGGCATATCAGATCTGAGAGTAGACGTTGGTCGGTTGGAGAAAGAACTCGGTAAAGCGGaaaagatgaagtgtttgatgttTCCAGTGGTGGTTTGTGGGTTTGGTATGGCCATATTTTGGCACTATTTCTTTGCGTAG